In Ovis aries strain OAR_USU_Benz2616 breed Rambouillet chromosome 8, ARS-UI_Ramb_v3.0, whole genome shotgun sequence, a single window of DNA contains:
- the FHL5 gene encoding four and a half LIM domains protein 5: protein MTTAQFYCQYCMASLLGKKYVLKDDNPYCVSCYDRIFSNYCEECKEPIESGSKDLCYKGRHWHEGCFNCTKCNHSLVEKPFAAKDERLLCSECYSNECSSKCFHCKKTIMPGSRKMEFKGNYWHETCFVCEHCRQPIGTKPLISKESGNYCVPCFEKEFAHYCSFCKKVITSGGITFRDQPWHKECFLCSGCRKELCEEEFMSRDDYPFCLDCYNHLYAKKCAACTKPITGLRGAKFICFQDRQWHSECFNCGKCSVSLVGEGFLTHNKEIFCRKCGSGVDTDI from the exons ATGACAACTGCTCAATTTTATTGCCAATACTGCATGGCATCACTTCTTGGGAAGAAATATGTACTAAAGGATGACAATCCCTACTGTGTTTCTTGTTACGATCGTATCTTTTCTAACTATTGTGAGGAGTGCAAAGAACCAATTGAATCAGGTTCCAAG GATCTTTGTTACAAAGGCCGGCACTGGCATGAAGGATGCTTTAATTGCACCAAATGCAATCACTCTTTGGTGGAAAAGCCTTTTGCTGCCAAGGATGAGCGCCTGCTGTGCTCGGAGTGCTATTCTAATGAGTGCTCTTCCAAGTGCTTTCACTGCAAGAAGACCATCATGCCTG GTTCCCGCAAAATGGAATTTAAGGGTAACTACTGGCATGAAACCTGCTTTGTGTGTGAGCACTGCCGACAGCCAATAGGAACTAAACCTTTGATTTCCAAGGAGAGTGGCAATTACTGTGTGCCGTGTTTTGAAAAGGAGTTTGCTCACTACTGCAGCTTTTGTAAGAAG GTGATAACTTCAGGTGGGATAACGTTTCGTGACCAGCCATGGCATAAAGAGTGTTTTCTGTGCAGCGGCTGTAGGAAAGAGCTCTGTGAGGAAGAGTTTATGTCCAGAGATGACTATCCATTCTGTCTGGATTGCTACAACCATCTCTATGCCAAAAAGTGTGCCGCCTGCACCAAGCCTATTACTG GTCTCAGAGGTGCCAAGTTTATCTGCTTTCAAGACCGCCAGTGGCACAGTGAATGCTTTAACTGTGGGAAGTGCTCCGTCTCCTTGGTGGGGGAAGGCTTCCTGACTCACAACAAGGAAATCTTCTGCCGCAAATGTGGCTCTGGGGTGGACACTGACATCTAG